The following proteins are encoded in a genomic region of Sulfurimonas sp. HSL3-7:
- a CDS encoding tRNA-uridine aminocarboxypropyltransferase, translating into MGASRRNTVEEVRAKCYRCYRPVSSCMCPHVRPIETRTKFVILMHPKEFKKIKNGTGHLTHLSLPNSELYIDIDFTHHKAVNALIEDANNLCFVLYPGDESHDLNRERIDAGSRQIVIFIIDSTWVCSVKMLRLSRNLQALPKLSFTHSRRSAFQIKEQPAAYCLSTIESTLTVLELLNEHKTESIDQEAFERFLDPFKAMIQYQIGCIADSRSSHINAVRFKKRG; encoded by the coding sequence TTGGGAGCATCGCGTCGCAATACGGTAGAAGAGGTCAGAGCAAAGTGCTATCGCTGCTACCGGCCGGTGAGTTCATGTATGTGTCCGCATGTACGCCCCATCGAGACGAGGACCAAGTTTGTCATCCTGATGCATCCCAAAGAGTTCAAAAAGATCAAAAACGGCACGGGCCATCTGACCCATCTCTCCCTTCCCAATTCAGAACTTTATATCGATATCGACTTTACGCATCACAAGGCGGTCAATGCCTTGATAGAAGATGCGAACAATCTCTGTTTTGTTCTTTATCCGGGCGATGAGAGCCATGATCTCAACAGAGAACGCATCGATGCCGGCAGCAGGCAGATCGTCATCTTCATCATTGACTCGACGTGGGTCTGCTCGGTGAAGATGTTGCGGCTGAGTCGAAACCTTCAGGCTCTGCCAAAGCTCAGTTTTACCCACTCCAGACGTTCAGCGTTCCAGATCAAAGAACAGCCTGCAGCGTACTGTCTCTCCACAATAGAGTCGACATTGACTGTTCTGGAGCTGTTGAACGAGCATAAGACGGAAAGTATAGATCAAGAGGCATTTGAACGTTTCCTGGACCCGTTCAAAGCGATGATCCAGTACCAGATAGGGTGTATCGCTGATTCCCGCAGCAGCCACATCAATGCCGTGCGGTTTAAAAAGAGAGGCTAG
- a CDS encoding carbonic anhydrase, whose product MIKKSSLLVGNEMFKKSYFKKHEKELMDLVEHGQNPSALFIGCADSRVIPNLITQTEPGELFVLRNVGNFVAPYNPDEDYHSTAAGIEYAVTALEVSEIIICGHTHCGAIASLYSEIDEKPFIHTKKWLTLGSKAKALSILALGKTAPKEELLRLTEKLSVVSQIENLLTYPYVKQRLDEGNLHIHGWIYDMESGAIEYYDPDEYAFKSLSEVKNDQ is encoded by the coding sequence ATGATAAAAAAAAGCAGTCTGCTTGTGGGCAATGAGATGTTCAAAAAAAGTTATTTTAAAAAACACGAAAAAGAGTTGATGGACCTGGTCGAACACGGGCAAAATCCCAGTGCGCTCTTTATAGGGTGCGCCGATTCCAGGGTCATCCCCAATCTTATTACGCAGACCGAACCTGGAGAGCTCTTTGTACTGAGAAATGTGGGCAATTTTGTCGCTCCCTACAACCCGGATGAAGATTACCATTCGACCGCGGCGGGGATCGAATACGCGGTCACCGCGCTGGAGGTCTCGGAGATCATTATCTGCGGCCATACACATTGCGGTGCCATCGCCTCTCTCTACAGCGAAATTGACGAGAAACCCTTCATCCATACAAAGAAATGGCTCACATTGGGCAGCAAGGCAAAGGCGCTATCGATCCTGGCACTGGGAAAGACGGCCCCGAAAGAGGAGCTACTGCGGCTCACCGAAAAGCTCTCCGTCGTCTCTCAGATCGAAAATCTTCTCACCTATCCTTATGTCAAGCAGCGGCTTGACGAAGGAAATCTGCATATTCACGGCTGGATTTATGACATGGAGAGCGGTGCTATCGAGTATTACGACCCGGACGAGTATGCTTTCAAGTCGCTCAGCGAGGTGAAAAATGATCAATAG
- a CDS encoding phosphatase PAP2 family protein has translation MLKILPICIVSILLYSGCSTHGSYWPGGERWREAALNAATDPVTWIPAAGAVAVAAGGFDDKISDWAREEAPVFGSEKRANEMSDDFRDYARYGMLATTFMVYDGEEYWLPLAERIVVEYAGVVATDRVTGWLKKKSERERPNGTNTRSFPSGHSSAAFAYAAMANRNIDRLPLTQGWKYAAQTVETSFAVLTAWARVEAGAHYPSDVLAGAALGNFISLLLHDAFLGKESTLRIRTDTQGGDTLLVLEKAF, from the coding sequence ATGCTCAAAATCCTACCGATCTGTATCGTTTCTATTTTGCTGTATAGCGGGTGCTCAACGCACGGTTCGTACTGGCCGGGCGGGGAGCGGTGGCGCGAAGCGGCGCTGAATGCGGCGACAGATCCGGTGACGTGGATTCCGGCAGCGGGTGCCGTGGCTGTTGCTGCGGGGGGCTTTGATGATAAGATATCCGACTGGGCGCGGGAAGAGGCACCTGTTTTTGGATCGGAAAAGAGAGCTAACGAGATGAGCGATGATTTCCGGGATTATGCGCGTTACGGGATGCTGGCCACCACGTTTATGGTTTATGACGGGGAAGAGTACTGGCTGCCGCTGGCCGAGCGTATCGTGGTCGAGTATGCCGGGGTGGTCGCCACGGATCGCGTGACAGGATGGCTTAAAAAGAAGAGCGAACGGGAACGTCCCAACGGGACCAATACGCGGAGTTTTCCTTCGGGCCACAGCTCGGCGGCTTTCGCCTATGCGGCGATGGCCAACCGCAATATCGACCGGCTGCCGCTGACACAGGGGTGGAAATACGCCGCACAGACGGTCGAAACCTCATTTGCCGTTCTGACCGCGTGGGCGCGCGTCGAAGCGGGGGCACATTACCCCTCTGATGTTCTTGCCGGTGCCGCACTGGGCAACTTCATTTCCCTACTGCTGCACGATGCCTTCCTTGGTAAGGAGAGTACGCTCCGCATCCGGACAGATACACAGGGAGGAGATACGCTACTGGTCCTTGAGAAAGCGTTTTAA
- a CDS encoding GyrI-like domain-containing protein, giving the protein MQPVVEQVSAKTIAGMSLRTNNERESNPETASIPTMWKNFFEYNVMAAIPKQIDPLVVYGVYYNYESDSMGDYDLLIGLQTAAKEKPANLNLVEIKAGKYLVFKVLEASPVGIKDTWAGIEGYFEQVGEHERAYTTDFEIYQGKDDISIYIAIK; this is encoded by the coding sequence ATGCAACCAGTAGTCGAACAGGTCAGTGCCAAAACCATTGCGGGCATGAGCCTTCGCACCAATAATGAACGTGAGTCCAATCCGGAGACGGCAAGTATCCCGACCATGTGGAAGAACTTTTTCGAGTACAACGTCATGGCGGCAATACCGAAACAGATCGATCCGCTGGTTGTTTACGGGGTCTACTATAACTACGAGTCGGACAGCATGGGCGATTACGACCTGCTTATCGGTTTGCAGACCGCGGCAAAAGAGAAGCCTGCCAACCTGAACCTTGTCGAGATCAAAGCCGGCAAATACCTTGTCTTCAAGGTACTCGAAGCCTCACCCGTGGGCATTAAAGACACCTGGGCCGGCATCGAAGGGTATTTTGAACAGGTGGGCGAGCATGAGCGTGCCTATACGACGGACTTTGAGATCTATCAGGGTAAAGACGACATCTCCATCTACATTGCTATTAAGTAA
- a CDS encoding cation:proton antiporter, producing the protein MGIEALLFSTLFLLFIVSLTVGLSKKLGLGSILGLLVAGVIVGPYTPGPYLTSEVGTLRHFAEIGVVLLLFLIGLEMKPSKLWTMRRDVFGFGSLQILLSGAVIGVYLSFVMPLTPGVAFLIGLTLALSSTAFVIQILQERGEIASRYGSSAFAVLLMQDLAVVPLLAVVPLLSGSGTPLESVSFWKQLLFVLGMIASVFVIGKYFVPFLLERFAKDHNKEAFVFTVMFSVVFAAWSMEYSGLSMALGAFLMGMTLSDSKYSLQIAAHIEPYKGALMSLFFVAVGMSLDLDIVLDHPAIIAQHVFLIMLFKIVVLFILALVFGHSRNNAVQISFLLAQSGEFGFVLFSAALALGVIGAEVFAVGIAVISITMLLTPFSIKVGELFVSSAQGVSDPIGGELPEDEKFEGVVIAGYGRVGQMIGNILEGSQIPYIAYDSDYETVAAERRKGKPVYYGDMSDADFIGAIKLAKSKLVVVTVDTPLHAIRVVSHIKNTYPGVKVFARAKDMKTKKLLIKNGANWAMPEAMEGSLRMGAETLMAMNVPEEKVTDLLAALRKDDYSILESQDE; encoded by the coding sequence ATGGGCATTGAAGCACTCCTTTTCTCCACACTCTTTTTATTGTTCATCGTCTCCTTGACTGTTGGGCTCTCAAAAAAACTGGGACTGGGTTCTATCCTGGGACTTCTGGTGGCCGGGGTGATCGTAGGCCCCTATACTCCTGGACCTTACCTGACCAGTGAAGTAGGGACCCTACGCCACTTCGCAGAGATCGGGGTGGTACTGCTGCTCTTTTTGATCGGACTGGAGATGAAGCCCAGCAAACTTTGGACCATGCGAAGAGACGTTTTCGGGTTCGGGAGTCTGCAGATCCTCCTTTCGGGAGCAGTTATCGGGGTGTATCTCTCTTTTGTGATGCCGCTTACACCCGGCGTCGCCTTCCTGATCGGTCTGACGCTGGCCCTCTCTTCAACGGCATTTGTAATCCAGATACTCCAGGAGCGCGGCGAAATAGCCAGCCGCTACGGCAGCAGCGCCTTTGCGGTGCTGCTGATGCAGGATCTGGCCGTTGTTCCGCTGCTGGCCGTCGTCCCGCTGCTCTCCGGAAGCGGAACACCACTGGAGAGTGTTTCGTTCTGGAAACAGCTGCTCTTTGTCCTGGGGATGATCGCTTCCGTGTTCGTCATCGGCAAATATTTTGTACCGTTTCTGCTCGAACGTTTTGCCAAAGACCACAACAAAGAAGCTTTCGTCTTCACCGTAATGTTTTCGGTGGTCTTCGCCGCCTGGTCGATGGAGTATTCGGGACTTTCTATGGCACTGGGGGCATTTTTAATGGGGATGACACTCTCTGACTCCAAATACAGCCTCCAGATCGCGGCCCACATCGAACCCTATAAGGGGGCCTTGATGAGCCTCTTTTTTGTAGCGGTGGGAATGTCCCTTGACCTGGACATCGTTCTGGATCACCCCGCCATCATCGCGCAGCATGTTTTTTTGATCATGCTTTTCAAGATCGTAGTACTCTTTATTCTTGCCCTGGTGTTCGGCCACAGCAGGAACAATGCCGTTCAGATCTCCTTTCTTCTCGCACAGAGCGGAGAATTTGGCTTTGTCCTCTTCAGCGCCGCCCTGGCACTGGGGGTGATCGGTGCAGAGGTCTTTGCCGTTGGCATCGCTGTGATCTCAATCACAATGCTCTTGACCCCTTTCTCTATCAAGGTAGGCGAGCTGTTCGTTTCCAGTGCCCAGGGAGTGAGTGATCCGATCGGAGGTGAACTTCCCGAAGATGAGAAGTTTGAAGGGGTGGTCATCGCCGGGTACGGGCGGGTCGGCCAGATGATAGGCAACATTCTCGAAGGAAGCCAGATCCCCTATATCGCCTACGACAGCGACTACGAAACGGTCGCCGCAGAACGCCGTAAAGGCAAGCCTGTCTATTATGGGGATATGAGCGACGCCGACTTCATCGGGGCGATCAAACTTGCCAAATCAAAGCTGGTCGTGGTCACAGTAGATACACCGTTGCACGCCATCCGGGTCGTTTCTCATATCAAAAACACCTATCCGGGAGTAAAAGTCTTTGCCCGTGCCAAAGATATGAAGACGAAGAAGCTGCTCATCAAGAACGGCGCGAACTGGGCCATGCCCGAAGCGATGGAGGGGAGTCTGAGAATGGGTGCCGAAACACTGATGGCGATGAACGTGCCAGAAGAAAAAGTCACAGATCTTCTGGCCGCACTCCGAAAAGATGACTACAGCATCCTCGAATCACAGGATGAATAA
- a CDS encoding SulP family inorganic anion transporter, protein MINSVFKEIKSDLPASIIVFFVALPLCLGIALASGAPLFSGIIAGIVGGIVVGMASGSRLGVSGPAAGLAVIVFGGIATLGSWEAFLAALVLAGLFQIAMGYMKAGFIAYFFPTSVITGLLTGIGLLIILKQIPHALGYDTSFLGDEAFLQAGGENTFTAISTAFQLFTPGAIIISLASLAILILWEKVLTKKSRLFEILQGPIVVVFFGIAMNYMFQNGWLDFTLTPEQIVTLPVVSSLGEFISQFSFPDFSQLSNPEVYKIAVVLAIVASLETLLSVEAADKLDPHKRVTPTNRELKAQGLGNMVSGMIGGLPITQVVVRSSANISFGAKTKLSTIMHGFFLLISVVSIASLLNMIPLASLSAILFMVGYKLAKPSLFKWMYRQGWEQFIPFTVTIVMMLVTDLLTGVLFGLVASIIFTLHHSYRNSYYMKDIVTNDEGRDVHHIVLAEEVSFFNKASIIKTLEAIPENAKVIIDCSKSKAIAYDVVEFIRDYPLQAAVKNITVETVNYIPPEVKVQRG, encoded by the coding sequence ATGATCAATAGCGTTTTCAAGGAGATCAAGAGCGATCTTCCGGCGAGTATCATTGTCTTTTTCGTCGCCTTGCCGCTGTGCCTTGGGATTGCACTGGCCTCGGGTGCGCCGCTTTTTTCGGGCATCATCGCCGGTATCGTCGGCGGTATTGTCGTCGGCATGGCGAGCGGTTCGCGACTCGGCGTCAGCGGTCCGGCTGCAGGGCTCGCGGTCATTGTCTTCGGCGGGATCGCGACTCTGGGTTCATGGGAGGCATTTCTGGCAGCACTGGTACTGGCAGGCCTTTTCCAGATCGCGATGGGGTATATGAAGGCGGGGTTTATCGCCTACTTCTTCCCGACATCGGTCATTACGGGGCTGTTGACGGGTATCGGTCTGCTGATCATCCTGAAACAGATCCCCCATGCACTCGGCTACGATACGAGTTTCCTCGGAGACGAGGCCTTTCTGCAGGCAGGCGGCGAGAACACTTTTACTGCCATTTCCACTGCATTTCAGCTCTTCACTCCTGGCGCCATCATCATCTCTCTGGCCTCTTTGGCGATCCTGATCCTCTGGGAGAAGGTATTGACAAAAAAGAGCCGTCTTTTCGAGATCCTTCAGGGACCGATCGTTGTCGTCTTTTTCGGGATCGCGATGAACTATATGTTCCAAAACGGATGGCTGGATTTCACACTGACACCGGAGCAGATTGTTACGCTGCCGGTCGTCTCGAGTCTGGGCGAATTCATCAGCCAGTTCAGTTTCCCGGATTTCTCGCAGCTGAGCAATCCTGAGGTATACAAGATCGCCGTGGTGCTGGCCATCGTGGCAAGTCTGGAGACGCTGCTCTCCGTCGAGGCGGCGGACAAACTCGACCCACATAAACGGGTGACCCCGACCAACCGTGAGCTTAAGGCGCAGGGGCTGGGCAATATGGTCTCGGGAATGATCGGAGGGCTGCCGATCACGCAGGTGGTGGTCCGAAGTTCTGCCAACATCTCCTTCGGGGCAAAAACAAAACTTTCGACGATAATGCACGGCTTTTTTCTGCTGATCAGCGTTGTATCCATCGCCTCGCTGCTGAACATGATTCCGCTGGCATCGCTTTCGGCCATTTTGTTCATGGTTGGCTACAAACTGGCAAAACCTTCTCTGTTCAAGTGGATGTACCGTCAGGGGTGGGAGCAGTTCATCCCGTTCACAGTGACGATCGTGATGATGCTGGTAACAGACCTGTTGACCGGGGTGCTTTTCGGTCTGGTCGCCAGCATTATCTTCACGCTGCACCACAGTTACCGCAACTCCTACTATATGAAAGATATCGTGACCAACGATGAGGGGCGGGATGTCCACCATATCGTACTGGCGGAGGAGGTCTCCTTTTTCAATAAAGCGAGCATCATCAAGACACTCGAGGCGATTCCCGAAAACGCGAAAGTGATCATTGACTGTTCAAAATCCAAGGCGATCGCCTACGATGTGGTGGAGTTTATACGTGACTACCCTCTGCAGGCGGCAGTCAAAAACATCACGGTCGAAACGGTTAACTATATTCCGCCGGAGGTGAAAGTTCAGAGAGGGTAG